The genomic segment ACGATCTCGGTTGTATTGGCTACGGTCTTGATCTTCGGCGGGGTCGGCGGCTGGATCGGACAAGAGCGGGCGCACGCGTCGCCTGCGCAAACGACGGTAGATCTGAACGGGGCATTCAACGAGGATGCCTTCAGCTTCGACGCGAACCGTGCGGACGGCAACTTCGACGGTTCGGGTTACACCTATGCGGCGGACAACCGCAAGGCGGCGTTCGTGTACGAGTGGACGAACTATCGCCTCGGCTCCTTCGCCGCCGGCAAGAATAATTCAGTCAAGGCGACCGGGCAGACGCTGACGATCCCTGCTGGCAAGTATGCCTCTATTCGCATACTGGGCGCTTCGACGAACGGGGACAAGACAGGCACGTTCAGAATCCGGTACAGCGACTCGACGTACGCCGACGTGAGCGTCACGATGAAGGATTGGAGCACGGCCTCGCCGTCCGGGCACGTCGTGCAGAAGACGCCCCATCGACACAATGGCTCCGGCGATGCGAATCTGACGAACTAGAGCGGAAAGGCGGTTGATATGCCCGGTTCCAGCACGACGGCGGGCACGCAGTTCGTTCAGTACGCGGCGGGCGGCGGCGACAACCAAAAGCTGATGCTCGTTCAAGTCGTTTAAAGATCGGCCGTCGATAGCCGACGTTATGAAGAGAGGCCCATCCGACAGGGACGCGGCCTCTTTTCGTTTTTTTTGTTCCATTTCCACGGCAACTCAGCACGGCTTGCGCAAGATTAAGCCCCACCGCCAGTCAAGGCCGCGGGCACGGCAGAATGCCTCGACCTCACCCATGTCGGGGATGCCGTCCTGCGAGCCGTGCCGCGTTACTTTAAGCGCGCTGACGATGGTAGCGAACCGGGCGGCGTCCGCCAAGCGCCGTCCCTTTGCCAATGCGTAAGCCAGCGCTCCTGCGAAGGTATCTCCCGCTCCGACCGTGTCGACGGCTTCGACGGGGACGGCCGGGATATGTTCATGGGCGCCGTCTTGATAAACCAGGGAGCCCCGGCGTCCCATTTTGACGATCGACTTGGCGATTCCGAACTGCCGGTGCAAATATAGGGCAGCTTCGACGGCCGTATCGACGCTGCGCACGTCAATCTGCGTCAGGATCTTCGTCTCCTGTTGGTTCGGGACGATGATATCCGCATAGGGCAGGGCGGCCAGGTCGATCCCGCCGGCAGGCGCAGGATCGAGGATCACGGTCGCGCCGTGCCGCTTCGCCGCGCGCATCGCATGAATCGTTACCGCCGCCGGAACTTCCATTTGCACGAGCAAAATCTTGCATCTGCCCATGTATTCACCGCAGGCGTCGATATCCTCGACCGACAGGCTGTCGTTGGCTCCCCGATGGACAATAATCGTATTTTCGCCGGAGGCATCGATCGTGATCTGCGCGGTTCCGCTTCGCGTCTCGCTTGTCTTTCGCGTGCAAGCCGTAAGAACGCCGTTGCCGCGCAGCCGATCGATCAACGCATGGCCGAACGCATCCTCGCCGACGCAGCCGATGAAGCAGGTTTCCATGCCCAGCTTCGCGACGGTTGTCGCCTGATTGGCGCCCTTGCCGCCGGGGGAGAAGCGCAGACCGGAGCCGAACACCGTCTCTCCGCGCTCGGGATATCGCTCCGTCGACAACACGATATCCATCATGACGCTTCCCGCTACGACGATTGTCATCGCTTCATCCCT from the Cohnella hashimotonis genome contains:
- the rbsK gene encoding ribokinase; its protein translation is MTIVVAGSVMMDIVLSTERYPERGETVFGSGLRFSPGGKGANQATTVAKLGMETCFIGCVGEDAFGHALIDRLRGNGVLTACTRKTSETRSGTAQITIDASGENTIIVHRGANDSLSVEDIDACGEYMGRCKILLVQMEVPAAVTIHAMRAAKRHGATVILDPAPAGGIDLAALPYADIIVPNQQETKILTQIDVRSVDTAVEAALYLHRQFGIAKSIVKMGRRGSLVYQDGAHEHIPAVPVEAVDTVGAGDTFAGALAYALAKGRRLADAARFATIVSALKVTRHGSQDGIPDMGEVEAFCRARGLDWRWGLILRKPC